Proteins co-encoded in one Lates calcarifer isolate ASB-BC8 linkage group LG17, TLL_Latcal_v3, whole genome shotgun sequence genomic window:
- the ptger3 gene encoding prostaglandin E2 receptor EP3 subtype: MTADGCDSLEVIQTTAAEMLDSNVSTKMLREDNVTKNSSCSSVSVGYPITMMITGMVGNSLALILVCISYRKKENKRKKSFLLCIGSLALTDLFGQLVTSPIVISVYRAGMNWDRIDQSGALCHFFGVCMTTFGLCPLFLASAMAIERAIAITNPHWYSNHMKTSVTKKTLAFIWLLVLLFALLPIAGVGKYTRQWPGTWCFISTGDREVKGNMFFAVTFAVLGILSLLLTLSCNVLTIRGLIIRCKTKSGTSQTSRQWERLTTETVIQLLGIMCVLLICWSPLLMLMLRMISTQVSSSACSSTHTPGHLDCDFFLMAIRLASLNQILDPWVYLLLREILLRKFCLMANAVSNCSTDDHKEIQTALAQEVPGEKQPS, translated from the exons ATGACTGCGGACGGTTGTGATTCTCTAGAGGTCATACAAACCACCGCTGCAGAGATGCTGGACTCCAACGTTTCCACAAAGATGTTGCGCGAGGACAATGTCACCAAAAATTCCAGCTGTAGCTCTGTATCAGTTGGTTATCCTATAACCATGATGATCACTGGCATGGTGGGCAACTCGCTAGCCCTCATTCTGGTGTGCATCTCGtacagaaagaaggaaaacaaaaggaaaaagtcGTTCCTGCTTTGCATCGGATCGCTGGCGCTGACCGACCTGTTTGGACAGCTTGTGACGAGTCCGATAGTGATATCAGTTTACAGAGCGGGTATGAACTGGGACCGCATTGACCAGTCGGGCGCACTGTGCCATTTCTTCGGCGTGTGCATGACAACTTTTGGCCTGTGCCCGCTCTTCTTGGCCAGTGCCATGGCGATCGAAAGGGCTATAGCGATAACAAACCCGCACTGGTACTCCAATCACATGAAGACCAGTGTCACAAAGAAGACTTTGGCCTTCATATGGCTTCTTGTGCTACTCTTTGCGTTGCTGCCCATCGCAGGAGTCGGGAAATACACACGGCAGTGGCCGGGCACCTGGTGCTTTATCAGCACAGGGGACAGAGAAGTAAAGGGAAATATGTTTTTCGCTGTCACTTTCGCCGTTCTTGGGATTTTGTCTCTGCTTTTAACTCTTTCCTGCAACGTATTGACGATCCGGGGCTTGATTATCCGGTGTAAAACAAAGTCTGGCACGTCTCAGACTTCAAGGCAATGGGAGAGACTCACCACGGAGACCGTCATTCAACTGTTAGGGATTATGTGCGTCCTGCTCATATGCTGGTCTCCTCTGCTG ATGCTGATGCTGAGGATGATCTCCACTCAGGTGTCCTCCAGTGCGTGCAGTTCCACCCACACCCCTGGCCATTTAGACTGTGACTTCTTTCTGATGGCGATCCGCTTGGCCTCCCTCAACCAGATCCTGGACCCGTGGGTCTATCTGCTACTCAGGGAGATCCTCCTCCGCAAGTTCTGCCTCATGGCCAACGCCGTGTCCAACTGCTCCACAGATGATCACAAGGAGATTCAGACGGCACTGGCACAAGAAGTGCCAGGAGAGAAACAACCTTCATAA